The genomic region AGGCTTCACAACGAGGTTCAGTTCTGGATAGTTTACTGAGATACGCTCAGCGTCACCGAGAATTTCTTCAGTAGTCAGGATTAGTTCTTTACCAGCTTGCAGGTGGCAGGATGCTTCTTTCAATTTGCCGATACGTACTTCCGGCCCTTTGATGTCCATCATGATTGGTACATAAGTATTCAGTTCGGAAGCTGCTTTACGGATATTGTTGATCCGTGTCACGTGATCTTCGAGTTCGCCATGAGCCATGTTCAGACGGGCAACGGTCATACCTTCCTGAATCATTACTTTCAACAATTCGATTGAGTCACAAGCAGGTCCCATGGTACAAATAATTTTTGTTTTTAACATGCTAATTTCCTCCTCATATTTTAAGCTTATATGTGTATTGTAGCGTTTTCTGTCGAAACAGGGTATGAACTATAGTACAATGATTAGAGTATAGTCCAGTAATGAGGTGTGTTATGGTCACTCCACTTGAAGTACGGCACATTAATGGTGTTGGTTGGTACGAAGAAGGTGTGCAATCCCATGAGACTTGGCGGCTTAGTTTGGTTACTTATGGAAAATGTGTATATTGGGTGAACGGTGATAAACAGATCATGGAAAAGGGTGAATTGCTACTCATTCCAGGTGGCGTCCCGTATTACGGCAAGAGTATTCCTACGGTAACGCACACGCAGATTGTGATTCAACTGCAACGCGACCATACAGAAGGTCTGCCTGCACTGGAGCGATATGAGGCTTTGCGGCATAAACCCGGTTGTTATGAACTGATTCATCAACGCATGAGTGCTATTTATCAACAATGGCAGGAGCGTCCGTCTTATTATGTCATGATGAGCCAAGCCTTATTGATGGAAGTGTTGATTTATATGAACAGGGAGCTGGATCGGGGAGTTATTCCTCCGGAGAGGCATATTCATGTGGAACGGATGAAGCGATACATTGAGCGGCATTATCGGGAGAGAGTGACGAAGGAAGAACTCGGAGACGAGATCAACAAGACACCCAATTATGCTGCTGCATTATTCAAAAGCATGACCAATCAGACCATCAGCCAATATGTCCATGATCAACGGATGAAAAGAGCGGTATATCTGCTCACTGAGTCACAACTCTCAATCCAGGAAATTGCCGAATTTCTCGGCTACCGGGATCTGTCCTATTTTTACCGCATATTCAAGCGTATAACAGGAAGTCCACCATCCGATCTGCTCCATGAACGCCCACCTATAGCATGAAACGCATAGTCCAACCCCAATAAGTTCTTCTATATAATAGGTTCAATTAAATCAGTACAAAAAAGAGGGCCTAGGCCCTCTTTTACTTTATGGCAGGATCATCATCCTACCTGTTACATATAATAATGTCACTATACATGACTGCTTGGATTAGAAGCCGTGAGTGGTTGTTTGCCTTTCTTTCGTGCCTGCCCAAGACGAACGGCAAAGACATGGACAGTCCAATACGCGGCCTCTGCAAATAAAATGCCTCCGGCGATGTCCAGCAAGGAATGCTGTTTTACAAATACCGTCGAAGCAATAATTAACCATAGCCATACCGACCAGGATATCCGTGCTAACGGCTTAAAGTTCAAGTGGCGGATAATGATAATGAACAGCAAGTAGCTGGTCAGAACGTGAACACTCGGGAAACAGTTAAAAGGCGCATCATTCGTATAGATAAACTGTACTAACACGCTGCTCAGATCGGTTCCGCCGACTTCGGGGCGTGGTACATGGGTAGGAAACACCGCAAAACAGACATTGGCAGCCATGACACCAACATTATAGGTAATCAGCGTACGCCAGAATAACGACTTGTTCGTCAGACCCAAATATAGAAAACCAAGATACAGAATGGGCATCCAGCTAATGTACGGATAAATAAATTCTTTGAGAAAAGGAATCTGTGTATCAATCCAGGCATAATTGTAGAAGACATCACTTCCGGTATTACTTCCTAGAAATACGTAAATGGAGCCTTGGAGCGGTATGCACAGAATAGCCAGTAAATGCCCCCAGCGCTGAAAGAATGCTTTCATAGTATCCCCCTGATTTCATTATGCATTGTGAAACTATCGTTATGGGTACTTCATAGATATATGACGTTGGAGAGTCGCCACACCCCTGCAGCATTGAACTCTTGTAATACTATAATGGACAGATTCAGGTATAAGCCATACCTGATTTTAGGGGAAAAGCAGTTAGGATAAGTCTCTTTTTTGTTACTTTTATAGTTTTATCCATAATAGGGATATTCAATATACGGGTGATGTGATACAACTATATTGACATATAAATTCATATGACAACGAAAAAAGTAAATGAAACGAGGTAGGCAAATGTATGATAAATCAGCAATCCGAGCCAAAACATTCCTTTTCTGAGCGCAGACCTGTGCTCACCGTCGTGATTATTGAGCTACTTCTCTTGTTAGCCGTATTTGCTGCAGGGGCCATTGCGACAATAAAACAACTGGACTACACTTCCCCTGTACTCATCTCCTTTACACCAATTGCAATTGTTCTGATCATCTATATGACGTTAAGGCGCAAGTGGGGAGAGACCGGATTCCGGTCCTTACGAAGTATCCCGGCAAACCATGCAAAGTATTATATTCCACTACTCCTTGTACTGGGTACACTTGCCCTGAAAGGATTTGGGGAGCTGAGCTTGTCCCGGGTAGCCTTTTTCATCTTTTTCACCGTGCTCGTAGCTTTTGTTGAGGAAACGATCTATCGTGGACTTATTTTCAAAACATTGCTTCAAAAAAGTGCAGTGGCCGCAGTTGTGACCTCCAGCATCTTGTTTTCAATTACACATCTCCTGAATGCATTGTCTGGTCAGAATCTGACGGATACGATCATGCAATTGGTCTATGCGCTGCTTCTGGGAGCTGCACTGGCGTTATTGATGCTGAAGAACGGAAATATTGTACCGCTTATTTTGTTTCATTTCATACATAATCTGATTCAATTCCTCGGGAATGACCTGGAGGATAGAGGAACACTTCCTTACGATCTGTTTATACTGGCGGTATTGATTGCATACTGTGTCTGGTTAGTGTGGAGTCACCGAAAGAATTCATCGATTCCTTCCAAAGGGAGTGAGCAGGCCAATACGGTTGTTCATTAAGGGAATTGCTTGGAAGTAGTTATCATACAGTTTCCCGTCAGCAGTTGGATCATGGTATACTTCAGTCTGGCGGGAAGACAGGTATGTTCAAGATACGAGGTATGCCTATCCGTACATTAGGTTCAGACAGTAGGTGATATTGTGGAAAAGACAGCACAAGGCGTAGCAGAATGGATGGTTCAGGAGATTAAATTCACAGGAACACTTCATCAGGAAGCTGCCATAGAATATGTGAAGACCCATTTCGGTGAAGAGTTTGTTTTTGTGAACGAGAACGGTAATACTTCATTGTCCAAGGAAGTGAAGAAAGCTTTCCGGAAGCTTCATCGTGGACAAATCGCCTGGGATCGGGATGCATTTATGTGGGCATGGACATAGTGTGTTACACTGTAGTAAGATGATTCTTTGGTTGTGTTGGATATGCATGTCAGAATTTTATATAAAAAATGTATAAGTTGGATTAGATCTGCATATCCTTTCATAAGACCGCGCACGAGCGACCAGGCACATAAGCGTGATAAACCCTGTCCCCGTGCTAGTTAATAACATGTATTTCCAAAGCTGTTTGAAAAGAAAATACAAAGATTTGCTTTTTGGCTGAATTGGAGTTATAATAAAAACAAGTTGTAGAGAGTGGAAAACCTAATTCATATATTGTAAAGGGCGATCACTTATAGGTTTATGACTGGTACCTTTTTCAATGTGTGAATTTTTATTTGCTTGCTGCAAAGAACAAAGGAACATGTTAATCTTTATTTGGAGGTGTAATTCACATGCAAAACGGAACAGTAAAATGGTTCAACGCTGATAAAGGCTTCGGTTTCATCGAAGTTGAAGGCGGAGAAGATGTATTCGTACACTTCAGCGCTATTACAGGCGAAGGCTTCAAAACGCTGGACGAAGGTCAACGCGTGCAATTTAAAATTGTACAAGGAAACCGTGGTCCTCAAGCAGAAGAAGTTGTAAAACTGTAATTAAAGCATAGCTGCCTTTAACATGTTATAATGGTAAAGGCAGCTTCTTTTTTTTGATCAGTTATATGTATGAAAGTCGGCCCAATAGTTGTCGAGGCAGAAGTTCAGTGGGACGTAAGACTTCCGCTAAGTAGTGTCTTCTGTGAAATAACGTCGGTTAGATGTTTTTCCATAACAAAGGGGGTAGAAGTCATGTATAATCGCAAAAAACCGTTGGAAGAGATTCCACAAGCTGATGCGGCAATCTGGGAGTGTACGAGTGATACGTGCAAAGGATGGATGCGGGACAATTTTGCGTTTGATAACGTACCTACTTGTCCGATATGTGCTTCTGAGATGGTCAGCACGACTAGGATGCTACCATTGCTTGAGAATTCGAATAGCAATCTGAAAACGATGCCTAAAGGAAATCGGATTTAACATAGCTTACCCGCCTCTAACGAGGTGTTTTTTTTTAGATTAAACAGACACCCTGTGCGAAGGTAAGGGTATTAAATATGAAGTTCCCGGCATTCGTTTTAGCGAATGCCTTTTTTTGTATCATTTTTTAACAGAAAGTGTATTGTAATTGACGTGAATCGTATGAAAAAGACAAAGACCCTTTTCGCTATAAGCAAAAAGGGTCTTTGTTATGACTATAGTTTTAACACGATCAGATTGGAGTTTAGATGAACAGGAATGGCAGCAGAAACAATGTTGCTACCAGAGCCAGATCGATCCCCGCTCCGTAGCCGTAACCCCCACCGTATCCCCCGTAACCATATGGACCGTAGGCCGAAGATTTAACTTTCTTTGTTGCAACAGCATTTTTCTTGCTGCTTTTGACCAGCTGCTGTTTGGATTTTACTGAACATAGCCGTGGTCCCTCGAAACACCCGTTCAAATAAACTTTGCCATCACGACATTGACTAAGCGTACCATACATATGCTTACCGTCGTTCATAACGAGACAAACGGAACGTCCAACGTGCGGAGAAACCGTTTCTTCACATACCGGATTAATTCTGTACATGCATATCCTCCTCATTAGATGCAGTTGCCGCTTGAATTCAACGGTTTGTATATCATAGTAAAAAGAAGACCAATTGGTATGGACGAGTACCCGGAAAATCAAATAGGGAGGAGCCGTTTTTGAATCTGCTCCATACACTGGGAGGAGTGAGGAGGGGATGGCGCGTGGATTATCATGACATGCTGGCTCGGTTAGGGGAGGGGAGTGCTCATCCCGGAGGATTTATGGCAACGATGAAGTTGCTGGATGGCTTATCTCTGCCTGGAGGTAATCATATCCTTGAGATAGGATGTGGCACTGGGAGGACCGCGTGTTACCTGGCTAAAAGTGGTTATCGGGTAACGGCGATTGATCTTCATCGCAATATGCTGGATAAGGCAGTTCGGCGAGCTAGACGAGAACGGGTGGATGTTCGATTTGTTCAGGCCGATGTAGCAGCGCTGCCTTTTCCAGAAAATCATTTTGATGTGGTATTCGTAGAATCGGTTACGATATTCACCCAATGGCCGAGTTCGCTTGCTGAATATAGAAGAGTGCTGAAGCCTGCCGGACTTTTGGTGGATCGGGAGATGGTTCTATCAGGCAGGAAAACCGAATTGATGAGCCGCAGGTTGAAGCAATTTTACGGTATACGAACTCTGGCAACAGTAACAGCATGGAAAAAACGCCTCACACAGAGTGGTTTCACCAAGGTCGAAGTCCAAGAGCAATCGCGATCCATGGGAAAATGGGGCGTGGATCATGATCCGCATCGGGAGATGGATATGACTTGGTTTGAGGATGAACGTATGCAGCGAATGAGTCGCACCAATGATCGCTTGCTCGCTAAATACGGCAATAAATTGGGATATGCTGTTTTTGCGGCTAGGAAACCGTTGGAGGTCAAAAAGGAAAGATAGGAAAAAGGCAACTCACAATAGTGTGGGTTGCCTTTGATTTGTTAGGATATCCGCTATTATAGCATATCGTTGTCAATAATCCGCCAGTGGTGCTTAAGTAGAGCTTCCAGTTGGTTTTTATCCTTGGATCGAAAAGCGCTTAAAATTTGACGATGCTCTTCATTAACTTCGAGTAGTACCTCAGATAGCTTTGGCTTATTATCACTAACATACGACTGCCGGATGAAGCTGTTCTTCAATGTGTTTAACATCTCAATCACTGTGGCGTTACCACATCGCTGGATATACAGGTTATGGAACTGATATTGGTTCTTGTTGTAGGAAGCGAGATCAAGCTGGCTGATATCTTCGTCCATTCGGACAACCAGAGTTTCCATCTCCAGTAGTTCGGATGGTTTGAGGTGGTCTGCTGCGAGTGTGGCAGCAAGTGCCTCCAATGCACCGATCGCTTGGGAGAACTCCAATTTTTTCCCTGCATCAAAAGGAGTGACAATAAATCCTCTGCGTGGGATGTATTGCAGCAGATTGTCTGAAGCCAGCTGGAAAAGGGCCTCCCGAGTAGGCGTGCGACTGATGTCCAGCTTTTTGCATATCTCGGCCTCGTTGATCTTCTGGTTGGGAAGCAGGGTCCCGTCCTGGATCTTCTGGGCAATGTAATCGTATACGTGATCTTTCAAGGACCGGTATTTAGGTACCTCCATACCGAATCCTCCTTTCTATGTATAGTGATAATTGGATGGGCGTGGGGCCGTGCTGTATGCGCCGTTCAGGAGTTTCAAGTTTTTATCATCTTAACACCGAGGGGGAAGTTGGGCAAGCAAACTTCATGTTTCAGGCGATGTAAGTGCTGTGTTATATATACTACATTTTATGGAATTAGAGCGTATAAATGTTTAAATAATGATTGTGATAAAGCAAATTGTTTGTTAGTATTACTTACATATAAGTCCATATATTGTCTTATGTATATTGTATACAAATTATTATGCTACTCATTCAAAAAAAGAATAGGGGTATGATGTGTGAAAAAAGTGCTTTTACCAATGATGCTGTTGTTAGTGGTTGTAATCATGTCTGCTTGTGGGCAGGAAAAAACGACAGGAACCGGATCGGACGCTGCTTCGTCTTCCGGAAGTGGCTCTGCGGAAAAGAAAGTAATTGTACTTGGAACCAGTGCGGACTATGCACCCTATGAATTTCATAAGAAAATCGATGGTAAAGATACCATTGTAGGTTTTGATATCGAGATTGCCAAAGCCATTGCGGCTGATTTGGGAGCCGAGCTGAAGATTGAGGACATGGACTTTGACGGCCTTCTTATGGCCCTTGGTACAGATAAGGTTGATTTTGTAATATCAGGCTTAACCCCTACCGAGGAACGGAAGAAGAACGTTGATTTTACAGACATCTACTATTATGCCGAGCAGGCTGTACTTGTTAGAGAAGGCGACGATGTGGCATTAAAGTCCGTGGATGATCTATCGGGCAAGCAGGTTGGCGTACAAAAGAGTTCCATTCAGGAAGGGATCGCTCAGGAAATAGAGGGAGCAAAGCTCACTTCTCTGGCTAAAATACCTGAACTGATTCTGGAGTTGCAGACGGGGCGCGTAGACGCACTCATTCTGGAGAAGCCGGTGGCTGAACAGTATGTGAATAACCAAGAGGGCCTTGTTGTTGCGGGTGTAGAGATTGAACAGGCTGAAGATGAGGGTGGTTCGGCCATCGCGGTGAAGAAAGGTAATCAGGAGCTGCTCGATCAGATCAACACTACATTGGAAAAACTCAAAACCAACGGAGATATTGAACGTTTTGTCGTTGAAGCCAATGAGATGCTCGGCGAATAAACCGGACGAGTGAGGGATATGCCGTGAATTTAGATTTTTCCTTTCTATTAGAACATTGGCAGGACTATGCACGAAGTGCGTGGGTGACGCTTGAGCTTTCCTTCTTCGGCGTATTGTTTGGTACGTTGCTTGGTGTGTTCATGGCACTAATGCGGATATCCCGAATATGGCCTATTAAATTTGTGGCATCGGCGTATATTGAACTGATTCGAGGGACGCCGATGCTGGTACAGATTCTTATTATTCATTATGGTCTGACGGTTATAGGTGTGAACTTGCCGGCATTTATGTCGGGGGTGGTAGCTCTAACCATGAATAGCTCAGCTTATATGGCGGAGGTGTTCAGGGCCGGGATTCAAGCGATTGATAAAGGACAGACCGAGGCTTCGCGCTCCCTCGGCATGACGCATGGGATGACACTTCGCTACATTATTTTGCCGCAGGCTTTTCGTAACATGCTTCCAGCTATCGGCAATGAATTCATTATTATCATTAAAGATTCTTCGCTTGTTTCCATGATCGGTATAGCCGAGATTATATACACGGCCAGAACGATTCAGGGGGTTACATTCCAACCACTTGCTCCGCTGCTTGTTGCCGCAGGTCTCTACTTTATAATCACATTCACACTGGCTAATTTATTGTCTTGGCTGGAACGTAAATTGTCTACTTCTCGCTAAGGGGAAGATACTTGGAAGAGAGTTGGAGTAGGCTGGCGTGGAAAATGAGAGATGTAGTCGTAAATGGTGATGGTATCGCATACATTGATATTGTATTTTGTATACAATATTTCGGAAAGGTGATGGGTGTGTATGTCGGATTCCAAAATGTTAATTGATTGGTCGGAGCGTTATGCTGCACCTAATTATCATCCGCTCCCTATTGTTATTGAACAGGCGGAAGGGATATGGGTGGAAGACCCTGAAGGCCGTCGTTATATGGATATGTTAAGTGCATACTCAGCATTGAATCATGGCCACAGACATCCTGTAATCATACAAGCGCTCAAGGACCAGGCAGATCTGGTTACGCTGACATCACGGGCATTCCACAGCAGCTCCGCTTCTCTTTTTTATCAGAAACTCTCACAATTTACGGGGAAATCGAAGATTCTTGCCATGAATACAGGAGCGGAAGCGGTGGAGACTGCGGTAAAGGCAGTGCGCAGATGGGCTTATCGTTGCAAAGGTGTACCGGAGAATCAAGCCGAAATCATCGTATGCTCTGGTAATTTTCATGGAAGAACGCTAACGGTAACTTCCTTTTCTTCTTCAGCGGAGTATAAAAAAGATTTCGGACCGCTCACACCTGGATTCCGGATTATTCCCTATGGAGACATTGAAGCGCTGAAGCAGGCCATTACGCCAAATACGGCTGGCTTTCTTGTAGAGCCTATTCAGGGCGAAGCTGGAATCGTTATCCCGCCTGATGGATATTTGGCAGAAGTTTTTGCTCTGTGTAAGAGTCAGCAGGTGTTGACTGTGTCTGATGAGATCCAGACCGGATTTGGAAGAACGGGTCGCCGTTTTGCCTCCGACTGGGAAGGGGTAAAACCAGATATCTGGATTATGGGCAAAGCGCTGGGGGGAGGAGTCATGCCTATCTCGGCTATCGCTGCTGATGCAGAAATACTGGATTTGTTTGAACCGGGGTCTCATGGTTCTACGTTTGGAGGGAATCCACTCGCCTGCGCCGTGGCTATAGCGTCTCTGAAAGTTTTTGAAGATGAAAAGCTCGCTGAGCGATCAGAGCGATTAGGGAACTATTTTATGAAAAGACTTCGTGATATTCGGAGTTCAGTTATACGGGAAGTTCGAGGCAGAGGGTTATTTATAGGTGTTGAGCTACATGAGTCAGCACGTCCCTATTGTGAGCGATTGATGTCTGCTGGTTTGCTATGTAAAGAAACCCATGAGACGACCATTCGCTTTGCTCCACCACTGACGATTATGGAGTCCGAGATTGATTGGGCAATGGAGAGAATTGAGCAGGTATTGATCAACAATGAGGGAGCTGACCTACATGAAAAATGACGAGGATGTCCATGGTGGAATAAAAGATACTTCTAATGATACAAGTCAAACATCTGTGCAACGTAATGTTGCTATCATTAAGGTTCCTTTTGGACTCGGTGGAGCAAGAGGTGGAGCGGAGTTAGGGCCCGATGAATTGATTACAGCTGGACTGAAGCGGGAGATCGCGAGTCTTGGGTTAGTGCTTTCCAAAGAAGTGCGGGTAGAGTGTCCTTCTGAACCTGCTGTCTCTGCTGGGCGTAATCGTGTGAAACACTTAAATGAGGTACGCCAAGTCAGTGAGAAGGTGTGTCATGAAGTATCGGTTGCTGTAAGGGAAGGAGCCTTTCCGCTTGTACTTGGAGGAGACCATAGTGTAGCGATTGGCACTTTTGCCGGGTTAACTGCGCACTATTCGAATTTGGGTGTGATCTGGTTTGATGCGCATGCAGACTTGAATACGGAAGAACGCAGTTTGTCTGGGAATATGCATGGGATGAGTGTGGGTGTAGCCTTGGGGCATACTGCTTATAATCTGTCGCATATTGCTGGAGCAGGAGCGTTTATTAATCCAGCTAATTTAGTCTATATTGGACTGCGTGATCTGGATGAGTATGAGAAAGAACAGATTAAAGGACTGGGAATCCGAGCATTTACGATGCATGATATTGACCGGATGGGAATACAGCAGGTTATTGAGCAAGCAAGAGCTACAGCGGGACAAGGGACAGATGGTATTCATGTCAGCTTCGACATGGATTGTTTGGATCCGCGGGAAGCTCCGGGTGTGGGCACCCCAGTACCTGGTGGTCTGAATTACCGGGAGGCACATTACGCATTGGAGATACTTGCTTCCACAAATCAAGTTACGTCCATGGAACTGGTGGAAGTGAATCCGTTGTTTGATCATAACAGACATACAGCAAGGCTTGGCGTGGAATTGATCGCTTCGTTACTTGGTAAGCGCATATTGTGAGCGTTGAGAAGAGAAGTGTATGTCGTGCTTGAGATAAGTTTTTCTTCTTTATATAGAAGAAAAGGAAAAAGAGATCCCCAAAAACCAGGGCCAGTTACAATGAATGTCCTCTGCAAACTTAGAGGGTGTGGCTTCCCTGGTTAAGTATATTGGATAAGAGTAATAGAAGCTTCGTAATAAGCTGATGAAGTTATTGATATTACAGGAGCACAGATTACATATTGCGCGGATGAAGTAGGCTATGATCATTTATCAAAAAAAGACTTGCAATCAAAATCTGTACATGGTATATTCTAATTCCGGCCAAGAAAACACGATTTACACGGTGCGGCAAGCGAAACAAATAAGCTTCGAAAGAAACTTAAAAAAAGAGCTTGCAAAGTTGGTTCGGATGTGATAAGATATAAAAGTTGCTGAAGAGAACGACATTCGGTAACGAAACAAGTTTGATCTTTGAAAACTGAACAACGAGTGAGTAAACATTCTGCTTGCAGAATGAACGCGAAAGTTTGAAACAAGCCTTGGCTTGAATCGGCTGGAGCACAAATGAGATTTTTAATCTCGTCAGATTCAAAATGAGCTTATCGCTCTTTTCAATACTTTATTGGAGAGTTTGATCCTGGCTCAGGACGAACGCTGGCGGCATGCCTAATACATGCAAGTCGAGCGGACTTGATGAGAAGCTTGCTTCTCTGATGGTTAGCGGCGGACGGGTGAGTAACACGTAGGCAACCTGCCCTCAAGTTTGGGACAACTACCGGAAACGGTAGCTAATACCGAATAGTTGTTTCCTTCGCCTGAAGGAAACTGGAAAGACGGAGCAATCTGTCACTTGGGGATGGGCCTGCGGCGCATTAGCTAGTTGGTGGGGTAACGGCTCACCAAGGCGACGATGCGTAGCCGACCTGAGAGGGTGATCGGCCACACTGGGACTGAGACACGGCCCAGACTCCTACGGGAGGCAGCAGTAGGGAATCTTCCGCAATGGGCGAAAGCCTGACGGAGCAATGCCGCGTGAGTGATGAAGGTTTTCGGATCGTAAAGCTCTGTTGCCAGGGAAGAACGCTTGGGAGAGTAACTGCTCTCAAGGTGACGGTACCTGAGAAGAAAGCCCCGGCTAACTACGTGCCAGCAGCCGCGGTAATACGTAGGGGGCAAGCGTTGTCCGGAATTATTGGGCGTAAAGCGCGCGCAGGCGGTCATTTAAGTCTGGTGTTTAATCCCGGGGCTCAACCCCGGATCGCACTGGAAACTGGGTGACTTGAGTGCAGAAGAGGAGAGTGGAATTCCACGTGTAGCGGTGAAATGCGTAGATATGTGGAGGAACACCAGTGGCGAAGGCGACTCTCTGGGCTGTAACTGACGCTGAGGCGCGAAAGCGTGGGGAGCAAACAGGATTAGATACCCTGGTAGTCCACGCCGTAAACGATGAGTGCTAGGTGTTAGGGGTTTCGATACCCTTGGTGCCGAAGTTAACACATTAAGCACTCCGCCTGGGGAGTACGGTCGCAAGACTGAAACTCAAAGGAATTGACGGGGACCCGCACAAGCAGTGGAGTATGTGGTTTAATTCGAAGCAACGCGAAGAACCTTACCAGGTCTTGACATCCCTCTGATCGGTACAGAGATGTATCTTTCCTTCGGGACAGAGGAGACAGGTGGTGCATGGTTGTCGTCAGCTCGTGTCGTGAGATGTTGGGTTAAGTCCCGCAACGAGCGCAACCCTTATATTTAGTTGCCAGCATTTCGGATGGGCACTCTAGATAGACTGCCGGTGACAAACCGGAGGAAGGTGGGGATGACGTCAAATCATCATGCCCCTTATGACCTGGGCTACACACGTACTACAATGGCCGGTACAACGGGCTGCGAAATCGCGAGATGGAGCCAATCCCAACAAAGCCGGTCTCAGTTCGGATTGCAGGCTGCAACTCGCCTGCATGAAGTCGGAATTGCTAGTAATCGCGGATCAGCATGCCGCGGTGAATACGTTCCCGGGTCTTGTACACACCGCCCGTCACACCACGAGAGTTTATAACACCCGAAGTCGGTGGGGTAACCGCAAGGAGCCAGCCGCCGAAGGTGGGATAGATGATTGGGGTGAAGTCGTAACAAGGTAGCCGTATCGGAAGGTGCGGCTGGATCACCTCCTTTCTATGGAGAATCGTTTCCTGCAACGGAAACATTCAAATATGTAGCTAAGCTACAAAACACTCACTCGTTGCTCAGTTTTGAGAGCTCAAACTCTCAAACAGCTTGCTTTTGCATGGAGCTTGTTCTTTGAAAACTAGATATCGAAACGAAACAAACGCGAATTAGAACATTCCTTTAAGCTGATCTTGTGTAAACAAGTGAAGTGTTTTTATAAGGTAGATTGCACGTACGATGGTATCGGGTGGGAGCGACTTTTGGCTTTGCGCAAGCAAACCAAGGGAAGCGAGCAGTCGAAACCGGAGCACGAGGTTAAGCTACTAAGAGCACACGGAGGATGCCTAGGCGCTAGGAGCCGATGAAGGACGTGGCGAACAACGAAACTGCCTCGGGGAGCTGTAAGCAAGCTTTGATCCGGGGGTGTCCGAATGGGGAAACCCAGCTGGGGTAATTTCCAGTTACTCACAACTGAATACATAGGTTGTGTAGAGGCATACCAGGGGAACTGAAACATCTAAGTACCCTGAGGAAGAGAAAACA from Paenibacillus sp. FSL R5-0341 harbors:
- the rocF gene encoding arginase; the protein is MKNDEDVHGGIKDTSNDTSQTSVQRNVAIIKVPFGLGGARGGAELGPDELITAGLKREIASLGLVLSKEVRVECPSEPAVSAGRNRVKHLNEVRQVSEKVCHEVSVAVREGAFPLVLGGDHSVAIGTFAGLTAHYSNLGVIWFDAHADLNTEERSLSGNMHGMSVGVALGHTAYNLSHIAGAGAFINPANLVYIGLRDLDEYEKEQIKGLGIRAFTMHDIDRMGIQQVIEQARATAGQGTDGIHVSFDMDCLDPREAPGVGTPVPGGLNYREAHYALEILASTNQVTSMELVEVNPLFDHNRHTARLGVELIASLLGKRIL
- a CDS encoding ornithine--oxo-acid transaminase; amino-acid sequence: MSDSKMLIDWSERYAAPNYHPLPIVIEQAEGIWVEDPEGRRYMDMLSAYSALNHGHRHPVIIQALKDQADLVTLTSRAFHSSSASLFYQKLSQFTGKSKILAMNTGAEAVETAVKAVRRWAYRCKGVPENQAEIIVCSGNFHGRTLTVTSFSSSAEYKKDFGPLTPGFRIIPYGDIEALKQAITPNTAGFLVEPIQGEAGIVIPPDGYLAEVFALCKSQQVLTVSDEIQTGFGRTGRRFASDWEGVKPDIWIMGKALGGGVMPISAIAADAEILDLFEPGSHGSTFGGNPLACAVAIASLKVFEDEKLAERSERLGNYFMKRLRDIRSSVIREVRGRGLFIGVELHESARPYCERLMSAGLLCKETHETTIRFAPPLTIMESEIDWAMERIEQVLINNEGADLHEK